The DNA window CTCGTGCAGCAGCCGCTCGATCCGGTCCACCCCGGCCGGCAACGACATCTCCCGCAGGTACGTCTCCCGGCCCCGGCGGCCCATCTCCGCCCGGGCGGGCGGGGGGATGGTGGCGGCCAACCAGAACCGGTCGGCCAGCGCGGCCCAGTCCTCCGGCGGGCAGGACAACCCGGCCCGGGCGCGTTCCACGAGCTCGGCGGTGTCCCCGCCGGCCGACGCCACCACCGGCGCGGCGCAGGAGAGCGCGGCCTGCAGCTTGCCGGGCACCATGCCCCGCAGCTCCGGCAGGTCCCGCAGCATGACGAGCTGGTAGTCGGCAGCGGCGTACAGCTCGGGCATGTCCACCGGGGAACGTCGCTCCACGAAGCGGACGTTCTCGGCGCCCAGGTCGGAGGCGAGCCCCCGCACCCGCCGCTCGTCGGCGCCCGAGCCGACCAGGACCAGGTCCATCGTCCGGTCCAGCGCCGCGGCGGCCCGTACCGCGGTCTCCAGCCCCTGTCGGGCGCCGATGGTGCCGGCGTGCATCACCACGCACCGACCGTCGCGGCCGACCAGCTGGCGCGCCGCCGCGCCGGGCGTCGCCGGGTGGAAGATCCTCTCGTCGGTCCAGTTCAGCACCAGCCGGACCCGGGCCGGGTCGGCGCCGGCGGCGACCACCAGGTCCCGCATCGACGGCGCGGCCACGGCGACCCGCGCGGCGGCCCGGTAGACGCGCGCCATCGCGGCGCCCATCCGTGCCGACCAGCGCCCGTCGCCCGCCTCGTCGGCGCCGTCGCGCGCCCATACGTCCTGCACGTGCAGCACCGCCGGCACCCGCCCGAGCAGCCGGAGGACTCCGGCGGCGGCGAATGTGGTGGCCGGCAGTTGAAAGACGTAGAGCGCGTCCACGTCGCCGAGGAACCGGCGCGCGACCAGCGTCGCACTGCCGGCGAAGGAGAGATAGCTGGCCATCCTGCCGCCGGTGGACGCGGCACCGCCGGAGTAGCGCGGCACCCGCCGCACGGACAGCCGTTCGCTGTGCGTCTCGTGGTGCCAGCGCTGGCGCCAGCCCGGGTAGACGTGTCCGCCGGGGTAGTCCGGAAACCCGGTGAGCACCCGCACCTCATGCCCGCGTGCGGCCAACTCCTCGGCGAGGCTGCCGGGGATGAACGCCGGCTCTGGCGGAAAGTGGTACGACAAGATGCCGATCTTCACCGGGCCACCGCCGTCCGCCATGGATCCGCCCCGGTCGGCGCGGCACCGCGACCGGCGGGTGTCCGGTCCGCGTACGATGCCGACAACCCCTCCCCGCGCGGCCACCGGCGTCGACGCACCGCGCCAGCGGTGCGGCCGCCCGCGTCCGCACCGATGAAAGGGGCACCGATGGTCGACCGCGTGCTGTTCGTCTGCCACGCCAA is part of the Micromonospora cremea genome and encodes:
- a CDS encoding glycosyltransferase family 4 protein, which codes for MKIGILSYHFPPEPAFIPGSLAEELAARGHEVRVLTGFPDYPGGHVYPGWRQRWHHETHSERLSVRRVPRYSGGAASTGGRMASYLSFAGSATLVARRFLGDVDALYVFQLPATTFAAAGVLRLLGRVPAVLHVQDVWARDGADEAGDGRWSARMGAAMARVYRAAARVAVAAPSMRDLVVAAGADPARVRLVLNWTDERIFHPATPGAAARQLVGRDGRCVVMHAGTIGARQGLETAVRAAAALDRTMDLVLVGSGADERRVRGLASDLGAENVRFVERRSPVDMPELYAAADYQLVMLRDLPELRGMVPGKLQAALSCAAPVVASAGGDTAELVERARAGLSCPPEDWAALADRFWLAATIPPPARAEMGRRGRETYLREMSLPAGVDRIERLLHEAAGRATERVDPRGNLS